From Synoicihabitans lomoniglobus, the proteins below share one genomic window:
- a CDS encoding AraC family transcriptional regulator, with the protein MTPANWFDQLDPARSINQLFEHIPNLMYFVKDRESRIVTGNIEFAHHCGVRTPEALWGRTDEELFPAYMTRKFLADDRTVFARGEPLLNLIELFPSRERLPEWFITQKLPLFDRAGEVCGLCGTVQSYEDLLNSSQDPVLELVQRIRDNYAQTFSIPDLAHSIGLSQRQLERRFQATFRMSPRQFIVRLRVLIASDQLRHGDAPITDVAHACGFYDHSSFIRHFRTVFETSPLAYRKRFQGQAAP; encoded by the coding sequence ATGACCCCAGCCAATTGGTTCGACCAACTCGACCCCGCTCGTTCCATCAACCAGCTCTTTGAACATATTCCGAATCTGATGTATTTCGTGAAGGATCGGGAGTCGCGCATTGTTACCGGTAACATCGAATTTGCCCATCACTGCGGGGTGCGGACACCGGAAGCGTTGTGGGGTCGCACCGACGAAGAGCTGTTCCCTGCCTACATGACGCGAAAATTTCTCGCCGACGATCGCACCGTCTTCGCTCGCGGTGAACCGTTGCTCAATCTCATCGAGTTATTCCCTTCACGCGAGCGGCTGCCCGAGTGGTTCATTACCCAGAAATTGCCTCTCTTCGATCGCGCCGGAGAAGTCTGCGGGCTCTGCGGCACGGTGCAAAGCTACGAGGATCTGCTCAATAGCTCGCAAGATCCCGTGCTGGAATTGGTGCAACGCATCCGCGACAACTACGCCCAGACGTTTTCCATCCCCGACCTTGCGCACAGTATCGGACTCTCGCAACGCCAACTCGAACGGCGCTTCCAAGCCACGTTCCGCATGAGCCCCCGCCAGTTCATCGTTCGTCTGCGGGTGCTCATCGCCAGCGACCAGCTACGCCACGGCGATGCCCCGATCACCGACGTCGCCCATGCGTGCGGTTTTTATGACCACAGCAGTTTCATCCGGCATTTCCGCACGGTGTTCGAAACCAGCCCTTTGGCCTACCGGAAACGCTTCCAGGGCCAGGCCGCCCCCTGA
- a CDS encoding sugar phosphate isomerase/epimerase family protein — translation MQFGVSTWLWNSSFNGRDVSLLRKIAAFGFDFVEIPVEDPAAVDGDAIRDALRETGLQAVVCAAVAGDRDLSSADPRKVQMAVSYLTDCFALARDWGCPLVAGPLYAPVGKAHLPTASERQEEWDRSATNLRRVAGIAADHGVHLALEPINRFETDMINTAEDAKRLIDDIGSDVVGISLDSFHMNIEEVDWCRALATAGDRLFHLQVSDSHRGVPGEGNSDWAGLREGLRRIGYDGRISIESFSPDGSSLADAVCIWRPFAESQDAFAERGLHFLKQWHAGDLVGAGDESK, via the coding sequence ATGCAATTCGGCGTCAGCACGTGGCTATGGAATTCCTCGTTCAACGGTCGCGACGTGTCCCTGCTCAGAAAAATCGCGGCCTTCGGCTTCGATTTTGTGGAAATTCCGGTGGAAGATCCGGCCGCAGTCGACGGCGATGCCATCCGGGACGCCTTGCGCGAAACCGGTCTGCAGGCCGTGGTTTGCGCGGCCGTAGCGGGGGATCGTGACCTATCCAGCGCTGATCCGAGGAAGGTTCAAATGGCGGTTTCCTACCTGACCGACTGCTTTGCTCTGGCGCGGGACTGGGGTTGCCCCTTGGTGGCGGGTCCGCTTTACGCCCCGGTGGGCAAGGCGCATCTGCCGACGGCGTCGGAACGGCAGGAGGAGTGGGATCGCTCCGCAACCAACCTCCGACGGGTGGCCGGTATCGCAGCCGATCACGGCGTGCATTTGGCGTTGGAGCCGATCAATCGTTTCGAGACCGACATGATCAACACGGCGGAGGATGCGAAGCGTCTGATCGACGATATCGGCAGCGATGTTGTCGGCATCTCGCTCGACAGTTTCCACATGAACATCGAAGAGGTCGATTGGTGTCGTGCGCTGGCTACGGCGGGCGACCGGCTGTTTCACCTGCAGGTCTCGGATAGTCATCGTGGCGTGCCGGGCGAGGGTAACAGTGATTGGGCGGGTCTGCGCGAGGGCCTGCGCCGGATCGGTTACGACGGTCGCATCTCGATCGAAAGTTTCTCGCCCGACGGCTCCAGTTTGGCCGATGCCGTGTGTATTTGGCGTCCGTTCGCGGAGTCACAGGACGCCTTCGCGGAGCGAGGTCTTCATTTTCTCAAACAATGGCACGCGGGCGACCTTGTCGGCGCGGGCGATGAATCCAAATAA
- a CDS encoding Gfo/Idh/MocA family protein: MNVAIIGLGFGAEFIPIYQAHPRATLYAVCQRNEQKLNEIADKFGVTKRYTSYDDVLADPAVDVVHINTPIPDHGPQSIKALEAGKHVACTVPMATTVEDCRRIVELTKETGLIYMMMETVVYSREFLFVKELYDKGELGRVQFLQASHQQDMAGWPGYWDGLPPMHYATHCVGPVLGLERKLAAQVTCVGSGRIAESQARVYGSPFAVESCHLQMKDSDVAARIYRSLFETARQYRESFDVFGSKKSYEWPLIEGERPVIHTLGKPEPEIPERVEVPDYAKLLPPEIQHFTGRGVYDADEHQHLSFTQGAGHGGSHPHLVDNFIKAVLDKSNPYPNAVESANISCVGILAHESAMEGGVPKRMPDFTLTA; the protein is encoded by the coding sequence ATGAATGTTGCCATCATCGGACTCGGCTTCGGCGCCGAATTTATTCCCATCTACCAGGCTCACCCGCGCGCCACCCTGTATGCGGTCTGCCAACGCAATGAGCAGAAGCTCAACGAAATTGCGGACAAGTTTGGCGTCACCAAGCGTTACACGTCCTACGACGACGTGCTGGCCGACCCCGCGGTCGACGTGGTGCACATCAATACGCCGATCCCCGATCACGGCCCGCAATCGATCAAGGCGCTGGAGGCCGGCAAACACGTGGCCTGCACGGTGCCGATGGCGACGACGGTGGAGGACTGCCGTCGCATCGTTGAGCTGACCAAGGAGACCGGGCTGATTTACATGATGATGGAGACCGTGGTCTACAGCCGCGAGTTTCTGTTCGTGAAGGAGCTTTACGACAAGGGTGAGCTCGGCCGCGTGCAGTTCCTACAGGCGAGTCACCAACAGGACATGGCGGGCTGGCCGGGTTATTGGGACGGATTGCCGCCCATGCACTACGCCACGCACTGCGTCGGGCCGGTGCTGGGGCTCGAGCGCAAGCTGGCCGCGCAGGTCACGTGCGTGGGCTCCGGTCGTATCGCCGAATCACAGGCCAGGGTCTACGGTTCGCCGTTCGCGGTCGAGTCCTGCCACCTTCAGATGAAGGACTCCGACGTCGCCGCGCGCATCTACCGGTCGCTCTTCGAAACGGCGCGCCAGTATCGCGAGAGTTTTGATGTTTTTGGCTCTAAGAAGTCCTACGAGTGGCCGCTCATCGAAGGGGAGAGACCCGTGATTCACACGCTCGGCAAACCCGAGCCGGAGATCCCCGAGCGCGTGGAAGTGCCCGACTACGCGAAGTTGCTGCCGCCGGAGATTCAGCACTTCACCGGACGTGGCGTGTATGACGCCGACGAGCACCAACACCTGTCCTTCACGCAGGGCGCAGGTCACGGTGGTTCGCACCCGCACTTGGTGGACAACTTCATCAAGGCCGTGCTCGACAAATCCAACCCTTACCCGAATGCGGTTGAATCGGCCAACATCAGTTGTGTCGGTATCCTCGCGCACGAATCGGCGATGGAAGGGGGCGTGCCGAAACGCATGCCCGACTTCACTTTGACCGCCTGA
- a CDS encoding glycoside hydrolase family 43 protein, whose protein sequence is MKPAPPFSIRLKLLLAGLIATVATTAVRAQSWTADNGNGTYTNPLFYDEFSDPDLIRVGDDFYLAGTTMHSMPGLVVLHSRDLVNWSFLSYAFDRLEMGPEFHLDDGKEIYGQGIWAPCIRYHDGKFYLFSNINGKGLQVFSATNPAGPWEHRNFEGQIYDLSVLFDDDGRIYAVHGYDEVIITELKPDLSGVIAGSDRVVIPRGNAMGEGHHFYKIDGKYFIISANYAPTGRMQAARADTVYGPYETVVIAGKETLGTTRAAGVQSIGIGRPIPEPGFAFEINDHDDNFLAAVPMHQGGIVQLPNGDWWGFSMLDFHSVGRTTALSPVTWQDGWPFFGLSGNLGRSPRTWFKPDLPSIAPHAPYQRSTTFDGDTLPRVWQWNHNPVDAKWSLTEQPGSLRLHTLPATQFLWARNSLTQRAIGPTSVVTAELDGSGLQPGDTAGLALLNIPFASLGLVRNDEQFLLRWYDQFSHETIEQPIASPHVFLRASGDYDRDFAQLSYSTDGTTFTDIGGPVRLPYQLKTFQGTRHALFAFNTVGQEGGYADFASFAVDEPLADRSRNIPLGQVVTFTNLGNDTVVWANPHGMLHSAASDSGRARSAQARFRVHDRGKGRVALEAMDGSGFLTVMGAGLSADIRPRPQESADSLFLWQDMLRDRQFMLLSLKTNRFVGIDPTTGEPYGADWPGARPDRRDGTVLTWHPVASD, encoded by the coding sequence ATGAAACCGGCTCCCCCCTTTTCCATTCGCCTAAAACTCCTCCTCGCCGGCCTGATCGCCACAGTCGCGACCACCGCAGTCCGCGCCCAATCCTGGACCGCCGATAACGGCAACGGCACCTACACTAATCCGCTCTTTTACGACGAGTTTTCCGATCCCGATCTGATCCGGGTGGGCGATGATTTTTACCTCGCCGGCACCACCATGCACAGCATGCCCGGCCTGGTGGTGCTGCACTCCCGCGATCTCGTGAACTGGTCCTTTCTCAGCTATGCGTTCGACCGCCTCGAGATGGGGCCCGAATTTCATCTCGACGACGGCAAGGAGATCTATGGCCAGGGCATCTGGGCACCGTGTATTCGCTACCACGACGGAAAATTTTACCTGTTCTCCAATATCAACGGCAAAGGTCTGCAGGTCTTCAGCGCCACCAACCCCGCCGGGCCTTGGGAGCATCGCAACTTCGAGGGTCAGATCTACGACCTCTCCGTGCTCTTCGACGACGATGGCCGTATCTACGCCGTGCATGGCTACGACGAGGTCATCATCACCGAACTGAAGCCCGACCTGAGCGGCGTCATCGCGGGCAGTGACCGCGTCGTCATCCCCCGCGGCAACGCCATGGGTGAGGGCCATCACTTCTACAAGATCGATGGCAAGTATTTCATCATCAGCGCCAACTACGCCCCGACGGGCCGCATGCAGGCCGCTCGCGCCGACACGGTTTACGGGCCCTACGAAACGGTCGTGATCGCCGGCAAGGAAACCTTGGGCACCACGCGCGCCGCCGGAGTCCAAAGTATCGGTATCGGCCGCCCCATCCCCGAGCCCGGTTTTGCGTTCGAGATCAACGACCACGACGACAATTTCCTCGCCGCTGTGCCGATGCACCAAGGCGGCATCGTGCAATTGCCCAACGGCGATTGGTGGGGGTTCTCGATGTTGGATTTCCATTCCGTCGGCCGCACCACCGCGCTTTCGCCAGTTACCTGGCAGGACGGCTGGCCCTTTTTTGGTCTGTCCGGGAATCTCGGCCGCAGCCCGCGCACATGGTTCAAACCCGATTTGCCCTCGATCGCACCGCATGCGCCTTACCAGCGCAGCACGACGTTCGACGGCGACACCCTGCCTCGGGTCTGGCAATGGAACCATAACCCGGTCGACGCTAAGTGGTCCCTGACCGAGCAACCCGGTTCGCTCCGCCTGCACACCCTTCCGGCCACCCAATTCCTGTGGGCCCGGAACTCGCTCACGCAACGCGCCATCGGCCCGACGTCCGTCGTCACCGCTGAGCTTGATGGTTCCGGCCTCCAACCCGGCGACACGGCCGGACTCGCCTTGCTCAACATCCCCTTTGCCTCGCTCGGCTTGGTGCGCAACGACGAGCAGTTTCTCCTGCGCTGGTATGACCAGTTTTCCCACGAGACCATCGAACAACCAATCGCTTCGCCCCACGTGTTCCTTCGCGCCTCCGGCGACTACGATCGTGACTTCGCTCAATTGAGCTACAGCACCGACGGCACCACCTTCACCGATATTGGTGGCCCGGTGCGGCTGCCCTATCAATTGAAGACGTTTCAGGGCACGCGCCATGCGCTCTTCGCTTTCAATACCGTCGGCCAAGAGGGTGGCTACGCCGATTTCGCGTCGTTCGCCGTCGACGAGCCGCTCGCGGATCGTTCGCGCAACATTCCACTGGGGCAGGTCGTCACTTTCACGAACCTGGGCAACGACACCGTGGTTTGGGCCAACCCTCACGGCATGTTGCACTCCGCCGCGTCCGACTCCGGGCGCGCACGGAGCGCTCAGGCCCGGTTTCGCGTCCACGATCGGGGTAAAGGCCGCGTCGCGCTCGAAGCCATGGACGGCAGCGGTTTCCTCACCGTCATGGGGGCCGGACTTTCCGCCGACATTCGGCCGCGTCCGCAGGAATCAGCAGACAGTCTCTTTCTTTGGCAGGACATGTTGCGCGACCGGCAGTTCATGCTGCTTTCGCTCAAAACCAACCGGTTCGTCGGCATCGACCCCACCACGGGCGAACCCTACGGCGCCGACTGGCCGGGAGCCCGCCCCGACCGCCGCGACGGCACCGTGCTGACGTGGCACCCGGTCGCCTCCGATTGA
- a CDS encoding PVC-type heme-binding CxxCH protein, with translation MNSTPFRKLFAGVLVLAISVFLLPSATRAAAAATADDGVIDLLFLGHGQREGKGYHLSHVFAPVFNRSLGAQKIRMRYVEDPAVLNAADLAQTDVLMIYANFRTMSPEQEKVLLDFVADGGGFVPVHSASACFGHSQLYVDLVGARFKSHGMEAFTAAIVPGQEHHPIMDGFPEFETTDETYVHADHNEANRTVLMTREAEPWTWTRTHGQGRVFYTAYGHDMQTWGQAAFHDLLIRGIRWAAGDAKAAANLALVKSLPSARYQPADTIPNYRKQDPAPELAKPFTPEESQQLTLAERGFELQLFAAEPMVVNPIALAWDERGRLFVAETIDYPNEVDTNQQGDDRILILEDTDGDGQADKSTVFADGLNIPTSLTPIDGGWIVAQAPQFLFLKDSDGDDRADVRYAINQDWGVEDTHAGPSNLRYGFDNKIWGAVGYSDAKKSTQGEFGQGVFRMDPSSGVVEPVGMFSNNTWGLGMSEDFEIFGSTANGAPAWHAPLWRAFTYDRHDALPPQLASKIDDFTQFFAATDKFLQVDWHGRYTAGAGFNLYTARAFPERFWNKGAFIGGPTGHLLGEFFLKEEGSTYVGQNRGSVVASTDEWFSPVFAEVGPDGALWIADWYNFIIQHNPRPSEQSAGFEGRMGAGNAHENPLRDRQHGRIYRLVAKAAQPSRQLDLSAASTADLIAALSNDNMFWRMTAQRKLVREQRRDAIPRLREIVETDRSVDAIGISPRVIHALWSLHGLGAFNVMTAAGERAVERALSHPAASVRKNAVMALTEAGGEANLQRAASLLDDPDAKTRLKSLLALGLLPPSEDNARMLFARRTSLPSDPWLARAFAHAVLDNEAPYFAELLTNPTPAEQSVFALFAKVEEAPDYLVAKRQFALVEGDYAAALGDWKNLPASSLEPISLALLDAWKTKLHEPTPADTALVQQLVNRLDGDAQMRLRLRAGGLDLNYGNIDEVAYAAFLKENTFTPVISDRNWGGLGERVYLQNCVACHGSEARGDPSVGAPSLRGMENWYVQTQLQKFRHGLRGTHFKNANGIAMRSALEFLDTHPRAEFVISSLAFYLSSLDPVMPEPTVTGNAAAGQALYATCAACHGADGAGNRELSAPKLTGKQDWYLMHHLKLFHDGVRGADPRDVTGQQMAAMAKTVPNEQAMRDLAAYIQTLNTKN, from the coding sequence ATGAACTCGACCCCCTTCCGAAAGCTCTTCGCCGGCGTGCTCGTTCTCGCGATAAGCGTGTTCCTGCTCCCGTCGGCCACTCGTGCCGCCGCCGCCGCCACCGCCGACGATGGTGTGATCGACCTGCTCTTTCTCGGGCACGGCCAACGAGAAGGGAAGGGGTATCACCTCTCGCACGTTTTTGCGCCGGTTTTCAATCGCTCGTTGGGCGCGCAAAAAATCCGCATGCGTTATGTGGAGGATCCGGCGGTGCTCAATGCGGCGGATCTGGCGCAGACTGACGTATTGATGATTTACGCCAACTTCCGGACGATGAGCCCCGAACAGGAGAAGGTCCTGCTCGACTTCGTGGCCGACGGTGGTGGTTTCGTGCCGGTGCACTCGGCGAGCGCGTGCTTCGGCCATTCGCAACTCTACGTCGATCTCGTGGGGGCGCGCTTTAAGAGTCACGGGATGGAGGCATTCACCGCCGCCATTGTGCCGGGGCAGGAGCATCATCCGATCATGGATGGCTTCCCCGAATTCGAGACGACCGACGAAACCTACGTGCACGCCGACCACAATGAGGCGAATCGCACCGTGCTGATGACGCGCGAAGCGGAGCCTTGGACGTGGACGCGCACGCACGGCCAAGGTCGCGTGTTCTACACCGCTTACGGTCACGACATGCAAACGTGGGGGCAGGCCGCGTTCCACGACCTGCTCATTCGCGGTATCCGTTGGGCGGCGGGTGACGCGAAAGCCGCCGCCAATCTGGCGTTGGTGAAGTCGCTGCCTTCCGCCCGCTACCAACCGGCGGACACGATACCCAATTACCGCAAGCAGGACCCCGCGCCCGAGTTGGCGAAACCGTTCACGCCGGAAGAGTCCCAACAACTCACCTTGGCTGAGCGCGGGTTCGAGCTGCAGCTCTTTGCCGCCGAACCCATGGTCGTCAATCCGATCGCCCTGGCCTGGGACGAGCGTGGTCGGCTCTTCGTGGCTGAGACGATCGATTATCCCAACGAAGTGGATACAAACCAACAAGGCGACGACCGCATTCTCATTCTCGAAGACACCGATGGTGATGGTCAGGCGGACAAATCGACGGTCTTCGCCGACGGTTTGAACATCCCCACCAGTCTGACGCCAATCGACGGGGGATGGATTGTCGCGCAGGCTCCGCAGTTTCTCTTCCTGAAGGACAGCGACGGCGACGATCGCGCCGACGTGCGCTACGCAATCAACCAGGACTGGGGCGTCGAAGACACCCACGCCGGGCCGTCCAATCTGCGCTACGGTTTTGACAATAAAATCTGGGGCGCGGTGGGTTACTCCGATGCCAAAAAATCGACCCAAGGTGAGTTCGGCCAAGGTGTCTTCCGCATGGATCCGAGCAGCGGCGTCGTCGAACCGGTGGGTATGTTCAGCAACAACACGTGGGGACTCGGCATGAGCGAAGACTTCGAAATCTTCGGCTCGACCGCCAACGGAGCCCCGGCCTGGCACGCGCCGCTCTGGCGCGCTTTCACCTACGACCGGCACGACGCCCTGCCGCCGCAGCTCGCGTCGAAGATCGACGACTTCACCCAGTTCTTTGCCGCCACTGACAAATTTTTGCAGGTCGACTGGCACGGTCGCTACACCGCCGGCGCGGGCTTCAATCTCTACACCGCGCGTGCGTTCCCCGAGCGTTTTTGGAACAAGGGCGCTTTTATCGGCGGTCCGACCGGCCACTTGTTGGGCGAGTTCTTTCTCAAGGAGGAAGGTTCGACCTACGTCGGCCAAAACCGCGGTTCCGTCGTCGCTTCGACGGACGAGTGGTTCTCGCCCGTTTTCGCCGAAGTCGGTCCCGACGGTGCGCTGTGGATTGCGGATTGGTATAACTTCATCATCCAGCACAATCCTCGTCCCTCCGAGCAATCGGCTGGCTTTGAAGGTCGCATGGGCGCGGGTAATGCGCACGAGAACCCGCTGCGCGATCGTCAACACGGTCGCATTTATCGACTCGTCGCTAAAGCGGCCCAGCCGTCGCGACAGCTCGACCTTTCCGCCGCTTCGACTGCCGACCTTATCGCGGCACTCTCCAACGACAATATGTTCTGGCGCATGACCGCTCAGCGCAAACTGGTGCGCGAACAGCGCCGCGACGCCATCCCGCGGTTGCGGGAAATCGTCGAAACGGATCGTTCGGTTGACGCCATTGGTATCAGCCCGCGTGTAATCCATGCGCTCTGGTCACTGCACGGTCTCGGGGCCTTCAATGTTATGACCGCCGCGGGCGAGCGCGCGGTCGAACGGGCATTGTCGCATCCGGCGGCATCTGTGCGCAAGAACGCGGTCATGGCGCTGACCGAAGCTGGCGGTGAGGCGAACCTTCAACGCGCGGCTTCGCTCCTCGACGACCCCGACGCGAAGACCCGCCTCAAATCCCTGCTGGCGCTCGGCTTGCTGCCTCCGTCGGAAGACAATGCCCGCATGTTGTTTGCGCGCCGCACGTCGCTGCCGTCCGACCCTTGGTTGGCGCGTGCCTTCGCCCATGCCGTGCTCGATAATGAAGCGCCTTACTTTGCGGAGTTGCTGACCAATCCGACCCCGGCTGAGCAGAGCGTCTTTGCTCTCTTTGCCAAAGTGGAAGAAGCTCCGGACTATCTGGTGGCCAAACGTCAATTCGCGTTGGTGGAGGGTGACTACGCCGCCGCGCTCGGCGATTGGAAAAACCTACCGGCTTCCTCGCTTGAACCCATCAGTCTCGCCTTGCTCGATGCCTGGAAGACGAAGCTCCACGAGCCGACACCCGCCGACACGGCGCTGGTGCAGCAACTTGTCAATCGACTCGATGGCGACGCCCAGATGCGCCTGAGGCTGCGGGCCGGCGGACTCGACCTCAACTATGGTAACATCGATGAAGTCGCCTACGCCGCATTCCTGAAGGAAAACACCTTCACCCCGGTCATCAGCGATCGTAATTGGGGTGGACTGGGTGAACGCGTTTACTTGCAAAACTGCGTGGCTTGCCACGGCTCCGAAGCACGCGGCGACCCCAGCGTCGGCGCGCCGTCCCTGCGCGGCATGGAGAATTGGTATGTGCAGACGCAGCTGCAAAAATTCCGGCACGGCTTGCGTGGCACCCACTTCAAAAACGCCAACGGCATCGCCATGCGCAGCGCCTTGGAATTCCTCGATACGCATCCCCGGGCGGAGTTCGTCATCTCCAGCCTCGCGTTCTATCTGTCGTCGCTCGATCCGGTCATGCCTGAGCCGACCGTGACCGGCAATGCCGCTGCCGGGCAGGCCCTGTATGCGACTTGCGCCGCTTGTCACGGTGCCGACGGCGCGGGCAATCGGGAACTCAGCGCCCCGAAACTCACGGGGAAGCAGGACTGGTATCTCATGCACCATTTGAAGTTGTTCCATGATGGCGTGCGAGGAGCAGATCCGCGCGATGTGACCGGCCAGCAGATGGCGGCCATGGCCAAGACCGTGCCTAACGAGCAAGCCATGCGCGATCTCGCGGCGTATATCCAAACCCTTAACACGAAGAACTAG
- a CDS encoding MFS transporter, protein MSENPINPQRLLWAGFTAILATGVGFAVRGGILDNWGAEFGFSATQLGVISGAGLTGFCFGIFAGGLVVDKLGYGKLIVVSFVLHALSAIVTLTAAPEMGMATAYKYLFWGTFIFALANGALEAVANPLVARLFPENRTHYLNILHASWPLGLVLGGALGWLLDDRMGVSWKLQLVMFLLPTVIYGAMFLGQKFPKSEAAESGLGLGEMFKDVGLLGGVVVAAMLALFFSATFPSIPTWLLFVGGIVIVGVIGKITSFAVGSVVLFVLFGTHILVGAVELGTDGWIQNITGNILSSEQGKVLFVITSLTMFLLRFCAGWIEKNLRLSPVSLLCVCAIFAFIGLNLTSGITSFGGAVVALLIYGVGKTFFWPTMLAICGDRFPRTGAIAMSIMGGLGMMSGGLIGLPGLGYAKDRFASEALVERAPQVYAESQAQEKSGWLFFEPVAAIDGRALAEAKAAEEPTNDQIALIESDLAGDRKTLKADSVIPVTLAVIYLGFVLYYRSCGGYRRLVLAKEVASRR, encoded by the coding sequence ATGTCGGAAAATCCCATTAACCCCCAACGTTTGCTCTGGGCCGGCTTCACGGCCATTCTTGCCACGGGTGTCGGCTTCGCCGTTCGCGGCGGTATTCTCGACAACTGGGGGGCCGAATTCGGTTTCTCCGCCACGCAACTCGGTGTGATCAGTGGGGCCGGGCTCACTGGATTTTGCTTCGGGATTTTTGCCGGTGGTCTGGTCGTCGACAAGTTGGGCTACGGCAAACTCATTGTCGTATCATTTGTGCTGCATGCGCTTTCGGCGATTGTGACACTCACGGCGGCGCCCGAGATGGGTATGGCGACGGCCTACAAATATCTGTTTTGGGGCACGTTCATCTTTGCTCTCGCCAATGGGGCGCTGGAGGCGGTGGCCAATCCGCTGGTCGCGCGACTGTTCCCGGAGAACCGCACGCACTATCTCAACATTCTGCACGCTTCCTGGCCTCTCGGTCTGGTGTTGGGCGGGGCCTTGGGTTGGTTGCTCGACGATCGCATGGGCGTCTCCTGGAAGTTGCAACTCGTGATGTTCCTGCTGCCCACGGTCATCTACGGCGCAATGTTCCTTGGTCAAAAATTTCCCAAATCAGAAGCGGCCGAAAGCGGGCTGGGACTGGGAGAGATGTTCAAGGATGTCGGGTTGCTTGGCGGCGTGGTGGTGGCGGCTATGCTCGCGTTGTTCTTCAGTGCCACCTTTCCATCTATTCCCACCTGGCTGCTGTTTGTGGGCGGTATTGTGATCGTCGGTGTGATCGGTAAAATCACCAGTTTTGCCGTGGGTTCAGTGGTATTGTTCGTTCTCTTCGGCACGCACATTCTGGTGGGCGCGGTGGAATTAGGGACCGACGGTTGGATTCAGAATATCACGGGTAACATCCTGAGCTCCGAGCAAGGCAAAGTCCTGTTCGTGATCACCTCGCTCACCATGTTCCTGCTGCGATTCTGCGCGGGGTGGATTGAAAAAAATCTGCGGCTGTCACCGGTCAGTTTGCTCTGTGTCTGCGCGATCTTTGCATTCATCGGACTGAATCTCACCAGTGGCATCACCTCGTTCGGAGGGGCGGTGGTGGCGCTGCTTATTTATGGTGTGGGCAAGACGTTTTTCTGGCCGACGATGCTCGCCATCTGCGGTGATCGTTTCCCGCGCACGGGAGCCATCGCCATGAGCATCATGGGAGGCCTCGGCATGATGTCGGGCGGACTCATCGGTCTACCGGGACTGGGCTACGCCAAGGACCGGTTTGCCAGTGAAGCGCTGGTCGAGCGCGCGCCACAAGTCTACGCCGAGAGCCAAGCGCAGGAGAAAAGCGGTTGGTTGTTCTTCGAGCCGGTGGCGGCAATCGATGGTCGCGCCCTGGCAGAAGCGAAGGCGGCGGAAGAGCCGACGAATGATCAGATTGCCCTGATCGAATCGGACCTCGCCGGTGACCGCAAAACCCTCAAGGCGGACTCGGTCATTCCCGTGACCTTGGCGGTGATCTATCTGGGCTTCGTCCTGTATTATCGCAGTTGCGGCGGCTATCGGCGATTGGTCCTGGCAAAAGAGGTCGCGTCCCGGCGTTAG